The Natator depressus isolate rNatDep1 chromosome 8, rNatDep2.hap1, whole genome shotgun sequence genome window below encodes:
- the LOC141992044 gene encoding E3 ubiquitin/ISG15 ligase TRIM25-like isoform X2, translating to MAEAEEEFRAAADLEDELSCPICLCFYRNPVSLSCHHSFCKECIQKALAAQQQAKATYSCPMCKVQLGPFLELHKNFQLCSIVEKFQTTSSKGKQGKEKASPQGKEIILCDFCLDQPHTAVKTCLTCEASLCQAHLSKHSAKAAQKDHVLVEPSDNSSLQERKCGEHGKLLECYCEDDLVFVCMMCSITDSHKGHNIITLKEEYDKKLVVLSHTVKLMQENKSAMNKTLGELQKSENQLQLNKKTLNAQLSNLFKEIKAEVDQKEKQILANIQSSEKKQLSDIATLKKQTEKKRDEAVKGLQNLQMLSAQTDPFRFLREFKLAQDRINNQDFSTDSMEVLALQLDQATIAGVRSWTQQYISNLDSLMQVMHSQFINQTQRNRSSQLFIARPLCIGLKGQRFHCFYPPSELELH from the exons ATGGCAGAGGCAGAGGAAGaattcagagcagctgctgaccTGGAAGATGAGCTCAGCTGCCCTATCTGCCTGTGCTTCTACAGGAACCCGGTCTCCCTGAGCTGCCATCACAGCTTCTGCAAGGAGTGCATCCAGAAAGCACTGGCTGCCCAGCAGCAAGCCAAGGCCACCTACTCCTGTCCTATGTGCAAGGTCCAGCTGGGGCCCTTTCTGGAGCTGCATAAGAACTTCCAGCTCTGCAGCATAGTGGAGAAGTTCCAGACCACCTCTTCAAAGGGAAAGCAGGGCAAGGAGAAGGCCTCTCCACAAGGGAAGGAGATAATCCTCTGTGATTTCTGTCTGGACCAGCCTCACACAGCAGTGAAAACCTGTCTGACCTGTGAGGCATCTCTGTGTCAGGCCCACCTGAGCAAACACAGTGCCAAGGCTGCACAGAAGGATCATGTCCTGGTAGAACCCAGTGACAACAGCTCCCTgcaggagaggaagtgtggcgaACATGGCAAGCTGCTAGAGTGCTACTGTGAAGATGACCTGGTCTTTGTCTGCATGATGTGCTCTATCACAGACTCCCACAAGGGCCACAACATCATCACCCTGAAGGAGGAGTACGACAAGAAGCTG GTTGTTCTCTCTCACACTGTGAAACTGATGCAGGAAAACAAAAGTGCCATGAATAAAACCTTAGGGGAGCTTCAGAAGAGTGAGAATCAGCTCCAG TTGAATAAGAAAACTTTGAATGCTCAGCTGTCAAACCTCTTCAAAGAGATCAAGGCGGAGGTGGATCAGAAGGAGAAGCAGATCCTGGCTAACATACAATCCAGTGAGAAAAAGCAGCTGTCAGACATTGCCACGCTGAAgaagcaaacagaaaagaagagagatGAGGCTGTGAAGGGTCTTCAGAACCTGCAGATGCTGAGTGCGCAAACAGACCCTTTCCGCTTCCTCAGA gaatttaaaCTGGCACAAGACAG GATTAATAATCAGGATTTCAGCACTGACAGTATGGAAGTATTAGCATTGCAGCTGGATCAGGCAACAATTGCAGGTGTCAGAAGCTGGACACAGCAGTATATCTCAAACCTAGATTCACTGATGCAAGTGATGCACA GTCAATTCATTAACCAAACACAGAGGAACAG AAGTTCACAGCTCTTCATTGCGAGGCCATTATGTATTGGGCTAAAGGGACAGAGATTTCACTGCTTTTATCCTCCTTCAGAACTGGAGCTGCACTGA
- the LOC141992044 gene encoding E3 ubiquitin/ISG15 ligase TRIM25-like isoform X1, with protein MAEAEEEFRAAADLEDELSCPICLCFYRNPVSLSCHHSFCKECIQKALAAQQQAKATYSCPMCKVQLGPFLELHKNFQLCSIVEKFQTTSSKGKQGKEKASPQGKEIILCDFCLDQPHTAVKTCLTCEASLCQAHLSKHSAKAAQKDHVLVEPSDNSSLQERKCGEHGKLLECYCEDDLVFVCMMCSITDSHKGHNIITLKEEYDKKLVVLSHTVKLMQENKSAMNKTLGELQKSENQLQLNKKTLNAQLSNLFKEIKAEVDQKEKQILANIQSSEKKQLSDIATLKKQTEKKRDEAVKGLQNLQMLSAQTDPFRFLREFKLAQDRINNQDFSTDSMEVLALQLDQATIAGVRSWTQQYISNLDSLMQVMHSQFINQTQRNRAAPDFRDHFHYQGNPNTFFFNTNSMFSGTSPFSWK; from the exons ATGGCAGAGGCAGAGGAAGaattcagagcagctgctgaccTGGAAGATGAGCTCAGCTGCCCTATCTGCCTGTGCTTCTACAGGAACCCGGTCTCCCTGAGCTGCCATCACAGCTTCTGCAAGGAGTGCATCCAGAAAGCACTGGCTGCCCAGCAGCAAGCCAAGGCCACCTACTCCTGTCCTATGTGCAAGGTCCAGCTGGGGCCCTTTCTGGAGCTGCATAAGAACTTCCAGCTCTGCAGCATAGTGGAGAAGTTCCAGACCACCTCTTCAAAGGGAAAGCAGGGCAAGGAGAAGGCCTCTCCACAAGGGAAGGAGATAATCCTCTGTGATTTCTGTCTGGACCAGCCTCACACAGCAGTGAAAACCTGTCTGACCTGTGAGGCATCTCTGTGTCAGGCCCACCTGAGCAAACACAGTGCCAAGGCTGCACAGAAGGATCATGTCCTGGTAGAACCCAGTGACAACAGCTCCCTgcaggagaggaagtgtggcgaACATGGCAAGCTGCTAGAGTGCTACTGTGAAGATGACCTGGTCTTTGTCTGCATGATGTGCTCTATCACAGACTCCCACAAGGGCCACAACATCATCACCCTGAAGGAGGAGTACGACAAGAAGCTG GTTGTTCTCTCTCACACTGTGAAACTGATGCAGGAAAACAAAAGTGCCATGAATAAAACCTTAGGGGAGCTTCAGAAGAGTGAGAATCAGCTCCAG TTGAATAAGAAAACTTTGAATGCTCAGCTGTCAAACCTCTTCAAAGAGATCAAGGCGGAGGTGGATCAGAAGGAGAAGCAGATCCTGGCTAACATACAATCCAGTGAGAAAAAGCAGCTGTCAGACATTGCCACGCTGAAgaagcaaacagaaaagaagagagatGAGGCTGTGAAGGGTCTTCAGAACCTGCAGATGCTGAGTGCGCAAACAGACCCTTTCCGCTTCCTCAGA gaatttaaaCTGGCACAAGACAG GATTAATAATCAGGATTTCAGCACTGACAGTATGGAAGTATTAGCATTGCAGCTGGATCAGGCAACAATTGCAGGTGTCAGAAGCTGGACACAGCAGTATATCTCAAACCTAGATTCACTGATGCAAGTGATGCACA GTCAATTCATTAACCAAACACAGAGGAACAG AGCAGCTCCAGACTTCAGAGATCATTTCCATTATCAAG GTAATCCGAACACTTTTTTCTTTAACACAAATTCGATgttttctggaacttccccattTTCATGGAAATAG
- the LOC141992044 gene encoding E3 ubiquitin-protein ligase Midline-1-like isoform X3, with the protein MAEAEEEFRAAADLEDELSCPICLCFYRNPVSLSCHHSFCKECIQKALAAQQQAKATYSCPMCKVQLGPFLELHKNFQLCSIVEKFQTTSSKGKQGKEKASPQGKEIILCDFCLDQPHTAVKTCLTCEASLCQAHLSKHSAKAAQKDHVLVEPSDNSSLQERKCGEHGKLLECYCEDDLVFVCMMCSITDSHKGHNIITLKEEYDKKLLNKKTLNAQLSNLFKEIKAEVDQKEKQILANIQSSEKKQLSDIATLKKQTEKKRDEAVKGLQNLQMLSAQTDPFRFLREFKLAQDRINNQDFSTDSMEVLALQLDQATIAGVRSWTQQYISNLDSLMQVMHSQFINQTQRNRAAPDFRDHFHYQGNPNTFFFNTNSMFSGTSPFSWK; encoded by the exons ATGGCAGAGGCAGAGGAAGaattcagagcagctgctgaccTGGAAGATGAGCTCAGCTGCCCTATCTGCCTGTGCTTCTACAGGAACCCGGTCTCCCTGAGCTGCCATCACAGCTTCTGCAAGGAGTGCATCCAGAAAGCACTGGCTGCCCAGCAGCAAGCCAAGGCCACCTACTCCTGTCCTATGTGCAAGGTCCAGCTGGGGCCCTTTCTGGAGCTGCATAAGAACTTCCAGCTCTGCAGCATAGTGGAGAAGTTCCAGACCACCTCTTCAAAGGGAAAGCAGGGCAAGGAGAAGGCCTCTCCACAAGGGAAGGAGATAATCCTCTGTGATTTCTGTCTGGACCAGCCTCACACAGCAGTGAAAACCTGTCTGACCTGTGAGGCATCTCTGTGTCAGGCCCACCTGAGCAAACACAGTGCCAAGGCTGCACAGAAGGATCATGTCCTGGTAGAACCCAGTGACAACAGCTCCCTgcaggagaggaagtgtggcgaACATGGCAAGCTGCTAGAGTGCTACTGTGAAGATGACCTGGTCTTTGTCTGCATGATGTGCTCTATCACAGACTCCCACAAGGGCCACAACATCATCACCCTGAAGGAGGAGTACGACAAGAAGCTG TTGAATAAGAAAACTTTGAATGCTCAGCTGTCAAACCTCTTCAAAGAGATCAAGGCGGAGGTGGATCAGAAGGAGAAGCAGATCCTGGCTAACATACAATCCAGTGAGAAAAAGCAGCTGTCAGACATTGCCACGCTGAAgaagcaaacagaaaagaagagagatGAGGCTGTGAAGGGTCTTCAGAACCTGCAGATGCTGAGTGCGCAAACAGACCCTTTCCGCTTCCTCAGA gaatttaaaCTGGCACAAGACAG GATTAATAATCAGGATTTCAGCACTGACAGTATGGAAGTATTAGCATTGCAGCTGGATCAGGCAACAATTGCAGGTGTCAGAAGCTGGACACAGCAGTATATCTCAAACCTAGATTCACTGATGCAAGTGATGCACA GTCAATTCATTAACCAAACACAGAGGAACAG AGCAGCTCCAGACTTCAGAGATCATTTCCATTATCAAG GTAATCCGAACACTTTTTTCTTTAACACAAATTCGATgttttctggaacttccccattTTCATGGAAATAG